The sequence below is a genomic window from Nostoc flagelliforme CCNUN1.
TTTAAGGTAAGCAAACTTCCGGTACAGTGTACCAGTACTTTTTCAAGCTAGTGTAAAAGGTTTTGTAGTAAGCAATTTAGGGATTTTCAAGAAATAAATTATCCAGGTTTTTATAATTTTATACCTTTAAATCATCAGATTATTAGCCCCAAAGATAAAATATTTCTAGGGTGAAACTTGGAAATTCGTTAACTCACGTTTATTGAGAATTAGCCTAGGTAAACAGTCTTGCGGTTTTAAGACTTACCGTAAAAATCAGATCCATTGCCACAGAAAAGAATTGTTGTAGGCAAAGCTAAAGAGCGACAATTACTTGCGATAATTATTGAATAACTTAGTAGCTATATTACTAATTTTTTCCGGTAAAGAAAGTTCTTTATGGCATCCTTTTGCTTGAGATGGTTGTTTTTCTAAAAAGCTTAAATAATCTAAATCAACAAGTTCTTCAGATGTAAACTGTTGGGGAGAACGCCATAGCTTAGGATTCATTTGCTCATGGTTAAATCTTTTTCCTACACAACCTAAGCAATGATAACAAGATCCTAAAGGTTCTTCCGACTTTAAGTAAGCTAATAATTGTTCAAAAAAATTTCCAGAGTCAGTAATTTTAATTCCGTCATTTTGAAGATTTTCTTTTGTAATAACTTTCGGAATAAACACAGCTTGGGGGCATTTATAAAGATATCCTTCTGAAATAGTATGACATCGCCAAACATGAGCTACAGCGCAATTTGAATAAATTTTTTGGACTAATTCTGTATTTTCCGTTCCTAATTCGGAATAAGATTCACGGAAGTCATCCCAAGAATAAGACTCTAAAATTGTTTTAGAGTCTTTAGCTTTTTGTTTTAATGTTTTTAAAGTTTCAGGATTTATGGGTTTACTTGGATAAAGGGAAATTTCTATAGCATCAATTTTTTCCCAAAACAGATCCGGTGCTTTTGAAAGTAAATGACCATTCGTGACCATTTTAACAAACTTAGTTATGCCTGATGCACGAACTGCTTCAATTATTTCAATTATATTCGGATGTAGTAAAGGTTCTCCCCCGACTAATTTAACTCCTCTTGGAATATAGGATTTGGATAAAATAGAAAGATCCCTGTATATCTTTTCTGGATCAGCAATATATTTTGGAATACCTGGCGATAAATGGGTACAAGCACGGCATGACAAATTACAATGATGAACTACATTAATTTCACAATATCTTTTGGTATCAATTTTATTGTTTGATATAGTATACATTTTTTCTCCTACTTAAAATTCTGTTAAATTTTGACTATTCGGATATAAACGGGATGTCATTCTTCTTAAAGTCACCCTATTTTGCAAGACTTGGAAGATACAGAATATGCTTAAAAAGTAGCCCTAAGCTTAAATTTACACTAGTGACAGGGGTACACCCTACAATGAATTAATTTGTTACAAATATTTTTGGAAATAAGATCA
It includes:
- a CDS encoding radical SAM protein, whose protein sequence is MYTISNNKIDTKRYCEINVVHHCNLSCRACTHLSPGIPKYIADPEKIYRDLSILSKSYIPRGVKLVGGEPLLHPNIIEIIEAVRASGITKFVKMVTNGHLLSKAPDLFWEKIDAIEISLYPSKPINPETLKTLKQKAKDSKTILESYSWDDFRESYSELGTENTELVQKIYSNCAVAHVWRCHTISEGYLYKCPQAVFIPKVITKENLQNDGIKITDSGNFFEQLLAYLKSEEPLGSCYHCLGCVGKRFNHEQMNPKLWRSPQQFTSEELVDLDYLSFLEKQPSQAKGCHKELSLPEKISNIATKLFNNYRK